The genomic DNA AAGTTGCTTATGGGCTAGTATCATGAGTGTAACTGTATGATCAGGTTGTATGTAAGGCTTAATTCTATACCGTCCATATCCAAGGCTTTTTATGGTTGAGATGACTAAAGAAGTCATATTCTCTGGCAACGTCTCCATCATATTCAAATGAATTTGCCAACCTCTACATAGTACTTGTTGCTAATCTAGTAACCACAATAATGAGGTCCAAGTTATGTAACACTGCTTGATCATTGAGAAATCTGAGTGCACTGCTTCCTAAATTCATATATTCACCCGTCCTTTCCCTATATCCACCAAGGCACCTTAGCCGATAAATTAAGATTCCAAGTTTTGTAAATCATGGAATCTCAATCCTCCTTTCTCTGTGGGCCTACATAGATTCGTCCAAGACACCGAAGGATGTTTGGACATTCACATAAAAGACTAAATATAATCAATAATTTTTAGAGGAAGAGATAATATAGAGAGACAAAAGCACTCTACTCCCTGTAGCACTGAGGTGATGAGATAAGCCTAAAGTGTCTTCTTTGGCCAATAATTAATTTGTTAGACTGGTGAGTCAAGAAGTAGGCTATACTCCAAAATTCTTAAATACTTAGCAGCAAGTGGTATCCTCAGATACCGAAAGACATGAGGCCCTCCTGGAAGCTTGTAAGAGAGAGAGTAATTGTATGTGCATCGTGGCATCCACTCCGGTTAGAAATATATTCGACTTCTAATCTAAAGATGTCGCCCCAAACTCAAGAAGATAATAATCCTACGTATAATTCATTGCCCCAGCTGAATAATAATAGATCATCCACATATGTCAAATGTGTCAAGCTAAGGTACCCATACTAAGGATGGACTTTAAAATTCAATCTGACTGTACCTTGTTGTACCTATCGCCTAAGAATCTCTACATAGATATCAAATAAATAAGGAGAGAATGGATCTCCCTGTCATAGTCCTTCGACCCTGTTGAAGAATCCAAATGATCCCCATTAATAGTCAACAAGAATGATGTGATGGTCATACGTTCTATTACTTAGGATATAAGACACATAGGAAAACATAGTCCAATAAGTGTCTCTCGGAGAAACTCCCAATGCATCAAGTCGAAAGCGTTCTAAAGGTCGAGCTTCATAATACATCTAGGAGAGATGTGCTTCCTATGATACCTTTGGAATAGTTTTTGTATCAGATGAATATTATCATTAATGATTCGCCCTTGCACAAAAGCCGCAGAGATTGATGGAGTAAACCTCCTACAACCTCAAATAGTCATGAAGCTAATATCTTTGCGATATGGCTTATAAAATACAGTGTAGATGGAGAATGACCTATAATCTATTACCTTATTAGCATGGACCAACTTTAGAACAAAGACAATCAGGATGGTTCCATCTCCTTAATAATCTCTCATTGGTTCTATGACCGTTGTAGTGAAATCCCACCCTATAGTGTCCCAAGagcacttgaagaacttagagtTATATCTATCCGATTTGACCATCTTGTAATCTCCCATGTCAAATAATGCCTCGTTAATTATCTGTGTTGTAGGGAGGCGCTCCAAAGCACCATGCTAATCCAAAATAATATATTAGCCGAAACTTATACAAGATTGAGGGAAAAGAGTGGTTCTCTCAAGTCAAATATTGTTGGTGTTGGAAGTGATTCAAAAAGAATACTATTTCTAGAAAAATGATCTCATTACCTTTGTTGTTCCTCCTAGTTAGTAAGCTTCCTTCAATTTATAGTGCACTTAAATTATGATTTATATATAATTTCAAAAAGGCCCCATGCTAAGTTGTTCATGCAAAGATATTACTGTCAATAGGTGAGTCAATTCCCAACAAGTGCGATCTATGCAGAATGTCTCGCTGGTTATCTTAATTCCTCTTTACATGCACTATTATTGTTAGGTGAATtttccatgatttacctcctttctAAATAATAGGCGATCACCTTGGAGGGGTCGTAAGATGacaattttacttttttttaccaCCAATATATAATTTCAAAAAGTTATACCTATGAACCATAACTAATTATAACTTCTATTAATTTTTATTGTATAAACTTTATAATTCCAATATATTTCTAATGGGTTAggcattcaaaaccaaaaataaaaataccaagttaaattgatatatcaattctcATAATTAAACTTTGAAACAAAATAAAATGGATTTTCCACTGAACAAGTGCCTTTAGAATGGTCCCTTTATTTCTAACTTGATTGCTTGTGTGTTTTGAAAGAATGCCTTCTAATTAGGTCAAAAGGATCAATATTTCTTGTTGGAGTTTATTTTCTCCATTTGATCTTCAAAAAATTCTTATTCTTAGTGTCATGTATGGATGTTTGAGCTTAAAGGTTCACTTATAATTTAAAGTCTTAATCACCTCTAAAGAACATTTAACCGTTGCCCTTACATTCCTTTATATAAAATTAGTAATCGTTAAAAAACAATTATTTACATAATACTCTGGttaaaaaaatatagttaattattaaataattaaataaggcATAAATCAATTTGATGCATGCAGTCTAGTTAGGATACTGCATTCGATCCCCTTCACAAGGGTTCAATCCCCCATCAATACATTCttgttaatttattaaaaagcTCCCGGACTATGATTTAGCGCTAAGATATTCAAGTTGTTATTTATGTGCCCGTAGTTTGAATCCCAATTAtaacaaatttataaaatttttttctccaaatagaCATGCAATTAAATTAAAGGATGCTGAACTCTTGAACTGTCGAAAACGTTATCCAAtctaattaatcattttttttaatttattaaaaagattcatgtataaataaaaaataataataattaaatattgcATGCAATTATTTTATTAACGTACATTGCATGGTTCTGGACTTAGGGCCACATGGGGCCACTTCGATGTCCTTTCCCGATTTATCTACTATTGGGCCAATTGTGTGGGGCGCCGCCACTATTGTTGGGCTGGCTGCTTCTTTTGCCACTTGTTGGGCCGGTCCGGCTTAGCCGAACCCGCGGTTCGACAGATGGTACGGCAGCGAGGCGCTTCCTCGCGGCCGGGACGGCGAGGCACGTAGACGGCGGAGTCGGCGACGGGGCACGTGGCCTTGCACGAGCCGGCGATGAGATCCAGGCGGTCGGAGATCGACCACGCCGACGAAATACCGTACGGAAACGAGGCGCTGCCTTGCGGACCGGGAGAGCGTGGCAGGAAGACGACGGAGTCGGCGACGGCGCACCTGGCCTTGCACGAGACGGCGTGGAGGCCCAGGAGGTCGGAGATAGACCGCGCCGACGACGAAACCGGCTGCTGTCGGGTCGCCGTGGCGGCTCGTCTCGGCGTGAAGAGCTCCTCGATGGAGGGGCCCGGCGGGCGCTTGGCGCACTCCGCCAGCGCGACGGCGAAGGGGTCCTCGTCTCCGGCGGAGGTGGCGGATCGATTCCTGTGGGATGCGGCGGATCGCTTCCTGTGGGAGGCGGCAGGGGCGGGAGGCAGGGGGAGGAGGTGGCCGAACCCGCCGGCCGCAGCAGCGGTCTTGGAGATGCCCGGACGTCGCTCCCAGGAGAAGGGAACGGCAGAGGCCTGGATCCGACCCGAAGAGAAGACATAGTCCATGATTTCCCTTCTCCTCCGAGGCGACGACCGGGAATATCCCGGCGCTCCGGCGAGCTCGAAAGCGGAGGGCGGTGGCCACATCTCCTTTAGATAACAGAGGAAAACAGAGGACGTAATAAACTAGCAGAGCGTAGCCTTCCGGTGTGCCTTCAAGAGTACAGAACTTATCGTGCGCCTCATTCCGTAGTCGTTGGATCGGATCATCTTGCACGAATCGCGAGGCAGATGGGTCGAGTTGATATGACGCGGCATGATCACCTTGTCCAAGAATTAATGAATGCTTAATCAATAACACACAATGGAATGTCGGTTGACTTTTCTTAGGACGGTATATCAACTAAACgttgataaataaatttaatatttaatttaataagaatttatttatgttcatttatatatattagattaaataaataaataaataaatttaaataattctttaagttaaataaataaatttgaacacatatgtgtttagtacgttaacgttcatgaataatattcatgaataatattcacgaatcatattcattaataaaattctttttaatatgttaaataaataataaaataaaataaataaataaatttaaattatcaaactcaataactaatcaaataactaaaagtttcaaataatcaaacaagcttcaattgagagtttgataacatctaaatgaaccaaacttaaattgagagtttgatagcatctaaacgaatcaagctcaagctaagtttcaaacaagttcaagctcataaaaaataaaccaagtcaagcttaaacactcatttcaaaagcttgattTATTTTAAGGTCCGCTCGACTCGACTTGATTACCTTGTCAAATAAGATTGAACACCCCAAAACTCAACTCGACTTGTTTACCGCCCTAACCTTTCTTAATCTTAGTCAACTTCTCTAATTTCCAATTTCCTCAACAGAATCAACACAATTGTAAAGGAAAGTGCCAAAGAGTAGGCAAGAGTTGGTATTTGGTAAGGTGGAGTTTAATTAAGATCATTATCTAACATGATACTTTAATGTGAGGTTTTGATCAAAAGACACATTTAATGATATAATTGATCTCACATTAGCCATGAATCATTAATATAATGAGAGATATCAAAACCATGAAGAGGCAAATTATGCTTCCTAATAACCCTATGATGTGTAGAACACTTTTGGCCAAAAAGGCACAAGCTCTTACTCTCACAAATGACTCCAGATTAGTATAATTATTAAAATCGCTTGGTAGACACCTGGTCCCAACTGACATTCCTTTGTAGATAACCAACTTTTGATCTTTTGAATGGGTACAAATTGAAGGTCATAATCAGCTAAGAACCCTAAGATTTTACTCTTTCAAGTGAAACCTAAAAAATGCCAAACAAGATGATTCATAATCATAACAGTCCATAGCGTTTGAACATCGTTTGCATGAACAATTAAGAAGGGCAGAAAGTGGCTGAGGTGGATGTCCTAATCATCACAACAACTGGTCTAATAGGAATCAACCTTACCAGTGGTCCACCTTATTTTTGCGTGTGTGAGACAGAAAAGTTAGTGGAAGATCCTTTTCCAGCAGGCCATGCCAACATgcatgaaagaaaataaataaaataataataataataataataataatatatcaaATGGAACAGTATGTATGAACAAAAGGTTAAGTTTATTGGTTAGAGATGAATAATATTTCAgggtttttcaaacattttggaATCAGTGAAAGACATGATAAACTCATTACATGGCTGAAAAACTATTAGTAGGTCTGTGAGAGAAAGAATAAGCATCATCTATGTTGAACTGTCAAAAAGCTATAGAACAGCCATTACTAGTGTTGCACAATAAAACCAGCAATCTAGCAAATTGTTTTTAATCGAGTCTGTCCTAATTTAAATATCCACCCGTCGATGAACTGGAAGGACTGTAGAGCGTCATTCTAACCCCACTGAATTTAACGTCGGAATGCTATGCTAGGGCAGCTAACAACGTCATTCTAACCTCCTTTGTGAGCCTTATGTCCGTTCGTCTTCCTCATTGACGTCTCCTCATAAGTCATGCAAGCCTCCTAGTTCGTTGATCGGTGGCTTGATCATCCACGGTGTTTAAGGGACCAGTCGTTTGCAAGGCATGTGAGAGTTGGAGTAAAATAGAGGAAAGTTCAGGAGTCCAAGGACTCTTGTGCGCATACCTGTGCCCACGGAAGCAGACAATCTTTTAAAGAGTCGTTCAAGGCCACGTTCTCTTCAATGTGCACCCATGTTTATAGGGAAGTGGCCACATTGCCCCACGATCTTCGATGTTCTTGCTAGCGAGGGGTACGAGGGAACCACATGGCTCCATGTTTCCCACATTTCTAACAAGACATGTCGGTAGTGGGGTGGAAATGGGAGTAAAGAGGTTGTTTGCTCGCGAGGGACCCTGAGTCAAGCTAGCCGCTAGTGAGAGATCTCTGGCCGAGTTGGAGGTCGAGGTCGGCTCGTGCAACCAAACTAATGAGTTGGGGTGTAGGGCTGGGTTAAGGAGTCGACGGTGTAAGACTGAGCTGAGAGGTCAGGAGATTGAGTTGAGGAGTCAATGGTATAGGGCCAAGCTGAGGAGTGTGCAGCTTGCTCGAACCAAGTTCTTTGGATCTCGTTGAGGTCGAATTGTGTTTCTCTTGGATCTAATTGACTtgtcttgactttgaccgtcaTCTCAACACGACTCTTGACTTCACAAGACATGTGGAGGCTACATATTTCCGCCACATCAGTCTATAAAAACAAtgtaataaaatttctttaatagtCAAGTAGCTTACAGAATTAGGAAAGAATATTGAGAAGCAAGCACATGCAGACAGACTGAGGAAGGATTTTTTATACATATCTTAACTGAAGGAAATAATCAACTGTCCTTTTGGCTACTGCTCAGTTTTTAAGAGAGGATTAGCTCAGAAATTATGAGGGGTAAAATCTTTTAGGTGATTGAACATGAAAttgaatttctaaaataaatttattgaagATCATCTATAAAAACTGAGGTTTACTGATGCCACATATTAACTTTAAGCCGAAAAGTATCAGTTTATGCAACTATCAGATAGCCCAAATAGTCAAGAACATGTAAGCGTAGTATTCCATAAGCACATACGTGAAAGAACCAAATGATCTTCAAAGAAAAGTCAATTCTTCGACAAAATGTAAAACCCAAGAACTGGAAACAACAAGAACCACTACCATAAATTTGTGAACTCACAAGCATACGATCAAATTTTGCATTAACCTATAAAAACAAATAATGAAGGGCTTCACGGAGTTGTACTAAACCCTTCTTAGTGAGTTCAATCCAttatatttgttggtgcaacggggccgataagaggagggtgaattgcctgaaaaaataaaagtataccctcctcgtactttcaactcaaaaatacaacaataataataaaataaa from Zingiber officinale cultivar Zhangliang chromosome 4A, Zo_v1.1, whole genome shotgun sequence includes the following:
- the LOC121973863 gene encoding uncharacterized protein LOC121973863 — protein: MWPPPSAFELAGAPGYSRSSPRRRREIMDYVFSSGRIQASAVPFSWERRPGISKTAAAAGGFGHLLPLPPAPAASHRKRSAASHRNRSATSAGDEDPFAVALAECAKRPPGPSIEELFTPRRAATATRQQPVSSSARSISDLLGLHAVSCKARCAVADSVVFLPRSPGPQGSASFPYGISSAWSISDRLDLIAGSCKATCPVADSAVYVPRRPGREEAPRCRTICRTAGSAKPDRPNKWQKKQPAQQ